The window AGGGTATCATTACTAGAGTAAGATGGATTAGATCACTCCAAACTCCAGAAGTGCACGGTTAATAATAATCTATACAACGTGCAACATATTGGAGTCACAAAAGATGGGTAAATCTAAATTCTTTAGATGGTGTAATCTTTTCAGAGTCAGTTGGAAGAAGGAATTCAACCTTGATTTGTTCCTTCAAGATGATGGAGATGTATATTTTTATGTCTGTCTCTGCAAAATCTTGATGGTTGAACCAAGAATCTAAACGAGCTTTACTATGTTATACGATATAGAGAAAGTGGCAGATTTGGATTCAGAATAACCCCTTATCAGGTAGACATAATTCCGCATGTAAATTTCATTGAGCAACTTGATGGTAGGAGAAATGATAACGAAGCAAAGGGAGCTAATGGGGCAAAAAaaggggaacaaaaaaggaaaagaaaggatcAGAACTTTCCACAACTTACACGGATCAGGTATTGCCCTTTATGATAGTCGACTATGGCTGTTTTGAGAATCCCATTGCTTTCCACATACCAGAACCcctgtaattttattttaacaaaataaaaaatgaagccCGCATAAAAATCTGACCGAATTTAATGCGCACAATTTAAAGTTAGTGAGGGGAATGTTCTGTTCTTGGAAAAGAAAGTTAATTACCTGATGAAAAGTTCATGTTGGTGAATGAAGAAAAGGTCGATTGACCAATTACGGGGTTGATGTCCCAGTTTTGATGAGCTACATCGTGGTAGTAAAATTGGCTATTGTTGTCATTGTCTAGGTTTTTCTGGTAATTGTTAATGATGACCGAACTTTGCTTCAGCTTCCTATTGATCAGAACAGATTGCTCAATATCGACCTCCTCCTGATGTTCACTGAATGCCTGGTGATCAGCTTGTGCTTGAAcataatgatttgattttttctcTTCACTAGAAGCCTGCGAATCAGGGCACAGTTTCTTGAACTGGTCATGGTGATCAAGCTTTGGGTTGTCATTGCTCATTTTTGCTCTGGTCCTAGCCCTTGCCCTAGCCCTTGCCTTTGCCCTAGACTCTTTAGCCAAAACATGAAGCCCACCATCTCGATTTGATGACACCATCTTGAACATCCCTTGGTAGTCATTGTCTCCCACTGGTACTGACCTCTTGTCATCCACCGGAACTATGCCATTTCCAGCGATCACAACCCCTGCTGACACAGCCTGATCGCACTCGGAACTAGAACACGACCAGCCCTTCTCATCCTCCACCGGCCTGAGGACCAAGTCCTTGCGCTTGCCCTTGGCCAGATCCTTGATGGCCTTCCTCGACTTCGTAAGGAGCCACTCTAGGGTTTTGCTCGCCTTGTCGAACCCTAGCATGTCCTGGAGGTCGAAGAACCTGCGCGAGATCTCGATCGAGAGCCTCACCCTCCGGTCCCGGAGGCCCTGCGCGGTGCATATCTTTCTGTGCCTGTCCTTCTTCATGGGTTTGTTGGCTGGGTTTGATGAGCTCACTTTCGCACCATTTTTGGGACTCCTAATGTCGATTGGAGCTTCAGTAATTACGGGATAAATGTGGTTGttgggaaagaaaaagtggTGATCTGTGAACGGCATTTGGTGGTGGAAGAGGATGGTTTGGTTGATTAATTCCTGGTTTGTGGGAGAAGATGAGGTATTGGGGAGTgatggagagagaagatggTGAGCAGGGTTGGAATTGTTGTTGGTCATCATAGATGGGAACATAATGTGCCTGTGTGTGCGCGCGTGTCTGTATTTTTGGGCCTTTGGAGAACTTTTTGAACACAAAGCGACCAAAGAACCATAGATTTTGTCGAAGAAAGATACAGAGATTCAGTTGGTCTTGAAAGAGTGACCTCTCAGAACCCGTTTTTATCCTCTTTCAGGTTCACTTGGGTGTGCAGAGAGAAGGAATGGCTGAGAGCGACACTCATCTGGACTGTTCTCTCTTCGGTGCAcatgagtgagagagagatagagagagagagagagagagagcagatgATTGCACACTCTTGTGATGAAGATGTACGGCTTGTTTAGTGGTGGGTGACTGGACCCGATCGGAGTGCTTTGGACCCGATCCGAGTACTTTGTCGTTCAGAGAATCCGACAAAAGCTTTACTTAGGGCTTTGCCGAGAATTTAAACACTAGATTTGAAGTGGGGACGAACtcatgagaaataaaaacgaaTCGTCATGTATTAATGTCCGCAAGTTAAGCattattaatttcttcaaatagaaaaatatggattttacaTGAAGTTGCAATTGCAACTATATAATTGCTAATATCCAAATTTCTACATAGGGAATGAAGTAGCTCATTTCTCACTGGCTATTAAGTGTTTTTTCACATGACTGAAATCTTTAAGTCAAAGCTATATAATATTAACATACGTGCTTAATAATATTCAATGCtgaataatttgattttcagcCCTTGATATAATTAGCAAAAAGAACCTTGGACCAATCCTAATTGATTCAAGTCGGTACATTTCAAGAGACAAATCATATTACGTTAATGGTGAAACAAATCtgcatataattttaattaaaaaaggttAAACTATTAAGGATAAATTCAGATTCGATGTGGTGTGGTCCAGAGATATGGTTGGTATACACACAACTAGATATGGAAAAGATAAAGTCTCTTTCGCCACCAAACGGAGGGGGGGCAAAACCCAAGTAACATTCCGCCATAGGGATCTATGACAAGCCTATTAACTTTTAAGCCTGttaaatcaaaagagaaagctgTCGAAGTGACTGTAGAGCTAGGGTTTTTATGGGTACCACGCAAACAAACAAAGATTAATCAGCTTAATCAAATCAGATCTATGACAGAATATCGATGCTGAAGCTTGCATGTGCAAGCTAGGACAAGCAAGGAAGCCAAGAGAACAGTGATGGGATTTTGAGCTCTTCAAAGGGCAGGAgctatttttctctttattatttatcatcTTATATATATTCATTGAGGACTAAAATCTATCAAGATGGTCTTTTTTTGCCTCTGCATCTGGTATCTTATTAGCAGTATTTAAAAGGAATTCTTCTCTTGTTAATACACTAATTTCAGGAGCTAACTTATCGAAACGGTTTTCTTCATTTGTCGTTtcagaaaaaatttcaatttcattaattCGAAGGCCTTCTTCTTGTTGAAAatcatcttttctcttttttattttcatcttatACGTGTGCATGTGTGTGTAGGCCACGCAAGTAGAGGAAAGGACGGCCATGAGTGGACGTGCTTCTGTCTATAATTACCAATTCCatttaaaagaacaaaatctgaatagaaaagaaaaatcttttagtGGCTAATTTGTGGTTTCAAATGACTATTACGGCCGCTGGTCAAAAAGCAGTCAGTAAAATTCAGTAATGTGATGTCAGTGCGATTGATGTAATTAATTTCGGATTTACATGTAgtgtgttcttttattttttcgataTTTATTTGGCATgatttattataaaatagataattgattaattgagtgCAGTTGATCTCTGGATCCTTGGTCTGAGTTTTCATAGGAAAGTGAATATGGTTTACATTTATGGCACTTTGGATAGGATAAAACTATTCGTCCATATTTGTAACTAGGCTAGTTGCACGTATCACATAATATCCATGTGAAGTTTATGCTGGTAAGCCTAGAAAGCAATGGATGCCACATTTcttccatgtcattttcttccaCGTTGTTTCTTGCCGCAGTGAAATCAACGTTTCACCCACTAAGATGACTAGATTTGCTATAATGGTATGGCCACATATAGCATAGAGCAACTACCGTCACTTCAATTTGTCCTTACGCTCATGAAACAAATACTCAACATGTTTTTCCACCACATGAGAGTCCGTCGTCTTGAAATGGTTTGCCCACTCACTTCTTTCATACTAACTAATTTCGTGGAACATAAAAAGTTAGGAGTTGCCTAGGTTTGAGCCTCAATTTGAGTATAAAGTATTTGCACTGTTTTTGGGAGATGTTATATGTGTCTCTTTTCTTTGGAATATGACGTGGGAAAGTTATTAATGGGAAAGTATAGAAATTGTAGTGGTTGATATACTAATTcttcagcctttttgcaatggTGGTTGTGGAGTGAGGAACGGATGTATTTTGAGTCGATCGCATGGATGGCCATCATACATTATGCTAATATATGATTGTTAAGTATAAAGTTCATCGTGACTTTAGCTTTTTGTTATCTAAGCTTTTCTATGtttaatttctttcatttgatgatatatatgtGCGTGTGTGAATTTGGTCATAGTTGAGGTAGAACAATATCCGTGGTTTACATACTAATATTTTTGCTTTGCTAAAATGTGCGTGGTGAATTATGTATTAggaaaagaccaccaaaaacctcaaactttaccaaaaatgacaaatttacctcaaactttttttttcaaacatgaaaaactctaaattttgctaactatgacacatttacccccatcaaagcattttcatcttatttctccagtttttcctccttttttttcatttttcttcttgacCATGGTGGAGAGAAGTCGGATTtaggcgagggcgaccctcgctcgACGCTAGCGAGGGATGCCCACTTCTCATAACATACTAATATTTTTGCTTTGCTAAAATGTGCGTGGTGAATTATGTATTAggaaaagaccaccaaaaacctcaaactttaccaaaaatgacaaatttacctcaaactttttttttaaacatgaaaaactctaaattttgctaact of the Eucalyptus grandis isolate ANBG69807.140 chromosome 10, ASM1654582v1, whole genome shotgun sequence genome contains:
- the LOC108955638 gene encoding transcription factor CYCLOIDEA, which gives rise to MFPSMMTNNNSNPAHHLLSPSLPNTSSSPTNQELINQTILFHHQMPFTDHHFFFPNNHIYPVITEAPIDIRSPKNGAKVSSSNPANKPMKKDRHRKICTAQGLRDRRVRLSIEISRRFFDLQDMLGFDKASKTLEWLLTKSRKAIKDLAKGKRKDLVLRPVEDEKGWSCSSSECDQAVSAGVVIAGNGIVPVDDKRSVPVGDNDYQGMFKMVSSNRDGGLHVLAKESRAKARARARARTRAKMSNDNPKLDHHDQFKKLCPDSQASSEEKKSNHYVQAQADHQAFSEHQEEVDIEQSVLINRKLKQSSVIINNYQKNLDNDNNSQFYYHDVAHQNWDINPVIGQSTFSSFTNMNFSSGVLVCGKQWDSQNSHSRLS